One window of the Spirochaetaceae bacterium genome contains the following:
- a CDS encoding 8-oxo-dGTP diphosphatase, with product MSVYTPIVGTLGYVVSPDRLRTLLVYRIARPDDDHLGKYNGLGGKMEPREDIATCMRREIREEAGIECREMSLRGTINWTGFGPRGEDWLGFIFRIDRFDGQPYTSNPEGVLEWHAIADLLSLPLWDGDRHFLAMVFDEDPRPFHGYMPYENDRALEWRYVR from the coding sequence GTGAGCGTATACACCCCCATCGTGGGAACCCTCGGCTACGTCGTCTCTCCCGATCGCCTGCGCACCCTGCTTGTGTACCGCATCGCCCGCCCCGACGATGACCACCTCGGCAAGTACAACGGCCTTGGCGGCAAGATGGAGCCGCGGGAAGACATTGCCACCTGCATGCGGCGCGAGATACGGGAGGAAGCGGGCATCGAGTGCCGTGAGATGTCGTTGCGCGGCACCATCAACTGGACCGGTTTCGGACCGCGCGGCGAGGACTGGCTCGGGTTCATCTTCCGCATCGACCGCTTCGACGGTCAGCCGTACACCAGCAATCCGGAGGGGGTACTGGAGTGGCATGCGATTGCCGACCTCCTGTCGCTGCCGCTGTGGGACGGCGACCGCCACTTCCTGGCGATGGTGTTCGACGAAGATCCGCGGCCGTTTCATGGCTACATGCCGTACGAGAACGACCGCGCGCTCGAGTGGCGGTACGTGCGCTGA
- a CDS encoding NusG domain II-containing protein, with product MAKPLLHSSGAHRGVPADPSRRRFLSWLPLRLLDVAALLLSLGVAGAITRWVLGSRGGRAMIRVTAPSATWLLRPDEDQVLEVAGPLGSNRIVVRGGEVFVESAPCANQICVKTGTVSRPGQWIACLPNRVFVAVEGAGDEPIDARSY from the coding sequence GTGGCGAAACCCCTGCTGCATTCAAGCGGCGCGCACCGCGGCGTACCGGCCGACCCGTCACGGCGCCGCTTCCTGAGTTGGCTGCCGTTGCGGCTGCTGGATGTCGCGGCGCTGCTCCTCTCGCTCGGGGTTGCGGGTGCCATCACGCGCTGGGTGCTCGGCTCGCGCGGCGGGAGGGCGATGATCCGCGTGACCGCGCCCAGCGCCACCTGGCTGCTGCGCCCCGACGAGGACCAGGTGCTGGAGGTGGCCGGCCCCCTCGGCAGCAATCGCATCGTGGTGCGCGGCGGCGAGGTATTCGTGGAGTCCGCCCCGTGCGCCAACCAGATCTGCGTCAAGACCGGCACCGTGTCGCGGCCCGGCCAGTGGATCGCGTGCCTGCCCAATCGCGTCTTCGTGGCCGTGGAGGGCGCCGGCGATGAACCGATCGACGCCCGCAGCTACTGA